Proteins encoded in a region of the Paenibacillus sp. W2I17 genome:
- a CDS encoding MarR family winged helix-turn-helix transcriptional regulator: MSENPVKTKDRATLELALGEQIHALISASHALNVRSAERFDGNLQPAAFQLVRWLYSYGPTSAAALAEANAMDRSSVSRLIKQLEKSGYVSKEQDPKDRRGVLLSLTELGQQSTVAALKEKESAFYDRISRWDDKELERFTAMLRQFNGLEEK, translated from the coding sequence ATGAGTGAAAATCCAGTCAAAACCAAAGATAGAGCAACCCTCGAGCTAGCGCTGGGTGAGCAGATTCATGCACTGATCAGTGCATCGCATGCGCTTAACGTTCGATCTGCCGAGCGTTTTGATGGGAACCTGCAACCTGCCGCTTTTCAACTGGTACGGTGGCTCTACTCCTATGGCCCAACAAGTGCCGCGGCTTTGGCAGAAGCGAATGCAATGGACCGCAGCTCGGTGAGCCGATTAATCAAACAACTCGAAAAGTCGGGATATGTAAGCAAAGAGCAAGACCCTAAGGATCGGCGCGGGGTGTTACTGTCTCTTACGGAACTTGGTCAACAATCGACGGTTGCTGCGCTCAAGGAGAAGGAGTCAGCTTTTTATGACCGTATATCCAGATGGGATGATAAGGAATTGGAGCGTTTCACCGCCATGCTCAGGCAGTTTAACGGATTGGAAGAAAAGTGA
- a CDS encoding S-layer homology domain-containing protein — protein MFNNKGKKMLAMLTLIPLATGMVMGAFPAAVSYADQATGSWQTGDLHVHTFESDDAQVSLENVLDAGLTKYGLDWIALTDHLRLSKRDHNGNDISGGPIPMSQGMNEYQVPQIKALQDAGKYAGKTIFSGFEWDMPTHEHVGVGILTDEPNSTEALNAAKEFEYRFTNRAANLFNAADVTKWDQNGARAYTTHQDALTAINWLATNYPTTSYAMINHPSRGKNKYTIADFREFNDLAPQVVFGIEGMLGNQMEPDRGGYNTSYNVANPTADDGYKYRTYGGVDYMVAKVGGLWDALLGEGRHFWNYGNSDYHFKTIGTNSSGYFPGEYAKTYSWVEGTGMQAVLDGLRSGKSFSVFGDLINALDFTASGAGAQVEMGGDLHVTQGDEVELKIRFKSPTTSNNYEKPINSGTSAGQVPVVDHVDLIAGDVTAKAQKGTAAYTKDTNDSTKVLATFTSNDWTTDAEGYNVITTKIKATDQDKYFRLRGTNLGMNVTGETVNGEPQLDPKNTTADATTRFNQINDSNYRDLWFYSNPIFMSATPYSDAQAVTDTLQAIDLGDLNAVHSDLTLPVEGKHGATISWSSSNPELMNNEGKLLTQPHNNERLELTATVQRGSESQPKTFTVIVEGTNNQALVLKSNMTTADGQPYHTDTWTNQSVTVSVTSAVYAPATSAIIELSRDGGQTYELYTENTPLEITEPGEHNLLFRATDDLEQTYTLPLVIKIDREIPVITLQGSSQMTLNVGDTYNEPGAQASDNVGIRGSVQIDGTVNTQAAGVYTLRYNVKDIAGNSAQEVIRTVTVQARSGNGGGGSGGGNGGNSGENSGGNTPSVPTTPTIPTTPTNPETGSDSSTEVKVEVEANQPVQTGLKDIVQFNVPSGAIGSKDTLQVSVVAKDKLQNTASLNVLGQAVQISRSGGRTLNDQAALSLNVDSADLPNGTQPAIYYYNEARQSWVFIGGKMNAAGSIAANVNHLGTFVVSSYTPVNLSDLNGHWASDYADRLLGMNVIQGYTDGTFQPSKKITRAEFVTLLSKALALKSVESDLTFADQGSLPDWAKGDIAAAVQAGIVKGYGDNTFKPDRTITRAEMAVMMANALKVSSDAQAGMSGNTSVKPNFTDASQTPSWAQEALDAAVQAKIVSGYTDHTVRAGSETTRAEAATMIYNLLLAMYV, from the coding sequence TTGTTCAATAATAAAGGCAAGAAAATGCTCGCTATGCTTACACTTATACCCTTGGCTACAGGGATGGTCATGGGTGCTTTTCCTGCGGCTGTATCCTATGCAGATCAGGCAACAGGTTCTTGGCAAACGGGAGATTTGCATGTACATACGTTTGAGTCCGATGATGCACAGGTTTCACTGGAGAACGTGCTCGATGCGGGTTTAACCAAATATGGGCTGGACTGGATCGCGCTTACGGATCATTTGCGGTTATCCAAGCGAGATCACAACGGGAACGACATTTCGGGTGGACCAATACCGATGTCCCAAGGAATGAATGAATATCAGGTACCACAGATCAAGGCACTTCAGGATGCAGGCAAATACGCAGGTAAAACGATCTTTTCCGGTTTCGAATGGGACATGCCGACACATGAACACGTTGGGGTGGGGATTCTTACGGATGAGCCGAATTCAACCGAAGCGCTGAACGCTGCCAAGGAATTCGAATACCGTTTCACGAATCGAGCAGCGAACCTGTTTAATGCGGCAGACGTAACGAAATGGGATCAGAACGGAGCACGTGCTTACACGACTCATCAGGATGCCTTAACCGCCATCAATTGGCTCGCAACGAACTATCCAACGACAAGTTATGCGATGATCAACCATCCTTCACGCGGCAAAAACAAATATACCATCGCGGACTTCCGTGAGTTTAACGATCTGGCTCCACAAGTGGTTTTTGGTATCGAAGGCATGCTGGGTAACCAAATGGAACCGGATCGTGGAGGGTACAACACAAGCTACAATGTAGCTAATCCGACCGCAGATGATGGATACAAATATCGTACATACGGCGGTGTAGACTATATGGTCGCCAAGGTTGGCGGACTATGGGATGCATTGCTGGGAGAAGGACGTCACTTCTGGAACTATGGCAATTCGGATTACCACTTTAAGACGATTGGCACGAATTCCAGTGGTTATTTTCCGGGCGAATATGCTAAGACCTATTCGTGGGTTGAGGGTACAGGTATGCAGGCTGTTCTGGATGGACTGCGTTCGGGGAAATCATTTTCCGTATTCGGCGACCTGATCAACGCACTGGACTTTACAGCTTCTGGAGCGGGTGCTCAGGTTGAGATGGGCGGAGACCTTCATGTGACCCAAGGCGATGAAGTAGAGTTGAAGATTCGCTTCAAGAGTCCAACCACGAGCAACAACTATGAAAAACCAATCAACAGTGGCACGTCCGCTGGACAAGTACCCGTGGTGGATCACGTCGATCTCATCGCCGGGGATGTGACAGCCAAGGCCCAGAAGGGTACAGCCGCATATACCAAAGACACCAACGACTCTACCAAAGTACTGGCTACCTTCACATCCAACGATTGGACGACAGACGCCGAAGGCTATAATGTCATCACAACCAAGATCAAAGCCACAGACCAGGACAAGTATTTCCGCCTGCGCGGTACGAATCTGGGCATGAACGTGACAGGTGAGACTGTAAATGGTGAACCACAGCTTGATCCAAAAAATACGACAGCTGATGCAACGACCCGTTTTAATCAAATTAACGATAGCAACTATCGCGATCTGTGGTTCTACTCCAACCCAATCTTCATGAGTGCCACACCTTACAGTGACGCACAGGCGGTAACCGATACACTTCAAGCAATCGATCTGGGCGATCTGAACGCGGTCCATTCCGATCTTACCCTTCCTGTTGAAGGGAAGCATGGTGCAACCATTAGCTGGTCCAGCTCCAACCCGGAACTAATGAATAACGAGGGCAAGCTGCTAACGCAACCGCACAATAATGAGCGATTGGAACTGACGGCAACCGTGCAGCGTGGCTCGGAATCTCAACCCAAAACGTTCACTGTCATTGTGGAAGGTACGAATAATCAGGCGCTGGTGTTAAAAAGCAACATGACAACCGCTGACGGCCAGCCGTATCACACGGATACATGGACGAACCAGTCCGTAACGGTTAGTGTAACCAGCGCAGTATACGCGCCTGCTACTTCCGCGATCATCGAGTTGTCTCGTGATGGAGGGCAGACGTACGAACTATATACAGAGAATACACCTTTGGAGATAACGGAGCCGGGAGAGCACAACCTTTTATTCCGAGCAACAGATGATCTGGAACAAACGTATACTTTACCTCTGGTCATTAAAATAGACCGTGAGATTCCCGTCATCACCCTGCAAGGTAGCAGCCAGATGACGCTGAACGTGGGAGATACGTACAACGAGCCTGGAGCACAGGCTTCTGATAATGTCGGCATCCGTGGTTCCGTACAGATAGATGGCACGGTGAACACACAAGCAGCAGGGGTCTACACCCTTCGGTATAACGTGAAGGATATCGCTGGTAATTCTGCACAGGAAGTTATCCGTACCGTGACTGTACAAGCCCGCTCAGGCAATGGTGGCGGGGGTTCAGGTGGAGGTAATGGAGGCAACTCTGGTGAGAATTCTGGAGGAAACACACCAAGTGTGCCAACAACGCCTACCATTCCAACCACACCAACCAATCCGGAAACGGGGTCAGATTCATCCACTGAAGTGAAGGTAGAGGTGGAAGCGAATCAGCCGGTCCAAACGGGTCTGAAAGACATCGTGCAATTCAATGTTCCATCGGGAGCCATTGGTTCCAAGGATACACTGCAAGTGTCTGTGGTTGCCAAGGACAAGTTGCAGAATACAGCTTCCCTGAATGTACTTGGACAAGCTGTACAGATCAGCCGTAGTGGCGGAAGAACGTTGAATGATCAGGCGGCATTGAGCCTGAATGTGGATTCGGCAGATCTGCCTAACGGCACCCAACCTGCGATCTACTATTATAATGAAGCTCGTCAGAGCTGGGTATTTATCGGTGGCAAGATGAATGCAGCAGGAAGCATAGCGGCCAATGTGAATCATCTGGGTACATTCGTTGTGTCCAGTTACACACCGGTGAATCTGTCTGACCTGAATGGACACTGGGCTTCCGACTATGCAGATCGTTTGTTGGGCATGAACGTGATTCAAGGTTACACAGATGGTACGTTCCAACCATCGAAGAAGATCACACGGGCAGAGTTTGTTACGTTGCTCAGTAAGGCGCTGGCACTGAAGTCCGTGGAGTCGGATCTGACATTTGCAGATCAAGGTAGTCTGCCAGACTGGGCAAAAGGTGATATTGCCGCAGCCGTGCAAGCCGGAATCGTGAAAGGCTATGGTGATAACACATTTAAGCCTGATCGGACCATTACCCGTGCCGAGATGGCTGTCATGATGGCGAATGCGCTGAAAGTAAGTTCAGATGCACAAGCCGGAATGTCTGGTAATACATCCGTTAAACCAAACTTCACCGATGCATCGCAGACGCCATCTTGGGCACAAGAAGCACTGGATGCAGCGGTGCAGGCCAAGATTGTGAGCGGATATACAGACCATACGGTTCGTGCAGGAAGTGAAACGACTCGAGCAGAAGCTGCGACGATGATCTACAACTTGTTGCTGGCCATGTACGTGTAA
- a CDS encoding YafY family protein, whose protein sequence is MNKTERQLAITLELQRRKMLRAEDLAAQFETSVRTIYRDIQALSEAGVPIMGAPGHGYSLMEGYFLPPVSFTAEEAVSLLMGADFIEQRLDTEYAMEAKSAQRKIEAILPESVRNESTRVRETMRLLHTVEPLTRARVKTYLNQIRNAILEQRKISFMYLKKMPGTDGNRYNMREVSPYGLSLVQENWVLIARCDMRQDIRHFRLSRMTELSVLEDHFLLPPDFDLNSYRPPEDRNEQVIIKAKPEIADKIMEALHFYMDAFEEREEGIIFQFRVRYPEEILHYLLGWGGDIEVLEPESLRFRMKEVAKNILKHY, encoded by the coding sequence ATGAACAAAACGGAGCGGCAGCTTGCGATTACGCTTGAATTGCAGCGAAGAAAGATGCTACGAGCAGAAGATTTAGCGGCTCAATTTGAGACAAGTGTACGTACGATATATCGAGATATTCAAGCATTAAGTGAGGCTGGTGTTCCGATTATGGGAGCTCCGGGTCATGGGTATTCCCTCATGGAAGGATATTTTCTGCCCCCGGTAAGCTTCACCGCAGAAGAAGCCGTATCCCTGCTCATGGGAGCTGATTTTATCGAACAGAGATTGGATACAGAATACGCGATGGAGGCTAAGTCGGCTCAACGAAAAATTGAAGCGATTTTACCAGAATCCGTTCGTAACGAATCCACACGTGTTCGGGAAACGATGCGACTGCTTCATACGGTTGAACCCTTAACCAGAGCGAGGGTGAAAACATACCTTAACCAAATACGTAATGCCATTTTGGAGCAACGTAAAATCAGTTTTATGTATCTGAAAAAAATGCCAGGAACGGATGGGAATCGGTATAATATGCGTGAGGTTTCACCATACGGACTCTCACTTGTTCAGGAGAATTGGGTGTTAATTGCACGTTGTGATATGCGACAAGACATCCGTCATTTTCGTTTGTCACGGATGACTGAACTTTCCGTGCTGGAGGATCACTTCCTGTTGCCACCAGATTTTGATCTGAACAGTTATCGACCTCCTGAAGATCGTAACGAACAGGTAATAATTAAGGCGAAACCCGAAATTGCTGACAAAATTATGGAGGCACTTCATTTTTATATGGATGCATTTGAGGAGCGAGAGGAAGGTATCATTTTTCAATTTCGTGTCCGCTATCCGGAGGAAATCTTGCATTATTTACTTGGCTGGGGTGGAGATATCGAGGTCTTGGAGCCGGAGTCTTTACGCTTCCGAATGAAGGAAGTAGCCAAAAACATCTTAAAACACTACTGA
- a CDS encoding DinB family protein codes for MRSTTEVLKSFATAVERYLAELNNLDMSSLNKKQNDEEWSIGQMYVHLIQSALFLHLHNIEQCLSSEDSTLNSSEEKTEQGRKVFELGQFPPIPIKVPASPQYTPQPPESMESLIDGLHEVVDRMRSTASVLHQASLSNKIFHPALGALNAQEWFLLIEMHYRHHFLQLDRLKSNLEM; via the coding sequence ATGAGAAGTACAACGGAAGTATTGAAATCATTTGCAACGGCAGTAGAACGATATTTGGCAGAACTGAACAATTTGGATATGTCTAGCTTAAATAAAAAACAGAATGACGAGGAATGGTCCATTGGACAGATGTATGTACATTTGATTCAATCAGCGCTTTTCTTGCATCTGCATAATATTGAGCAGTGTTTGAGCAGCGAGGATTCGACGTTAAACTCGAGTGAGGAAAAAACAGAACAAGGTAGGAAAGTGTTCGAATTAGGACAATTCCCTCCCATTCCAATTAAGGTTCCTGCTTCCCCGCAGTACACCCCGCAACCACCCGAGAGCATGGAGTCCTTGATCGATGGGCTTCACGAGGTAGTGGACCGGATGAGAAGCACGGCATCTGTTCTACACCAAGCGTCCCTAAGCAACAAAATATTTCATCCAGCTCTTGGAGCTCTAAATGCTCAAGAATGGTTTTTGTTGATAGAGATGCACTACAGACATCATTTTTTGCAATTAGATCGATTGAAATCGAATCTGGAAATGTAA
- a CDS encoding EVE domain-containing protein, producing MKPNQDSKYWIGVVSASHVNVAVEGGFALLCHGKSALLRQMSAGDWLIYYSPRTDISTGKPLQAFTAIGQITDDRIYQYQMSESFIPFRRDLRYFPCREVKIATLLEQLSFTRGNRNWGFPFRKGHFEIGVEDFMMIASSMLEDETQSLLDISLNQTC from the coding sequence ATGAAACCAAATCAGGACAGCAAATATTGGATTGGCGTTGTATCTGCTTCTCATGTGAATGTAGCCGTAGAGGGAGGGTTTGCGCTGTTGTGCCATGGTAAGTCAGCACTTTTGCGACAAATGTCCGCGGGTGATTGGCTGATATACTATTCTCCACGCACAGACATATCAACAGGCAAGCCACTTCAGGCTTTTACCGCTATTGGTCAAATTACCGACGACAGGATATACCAATATCAAATGTCGGAATCCTTTATACCCTTTCGCCGAGATCTCCGTTATTTTCCGTGTCGAGAAGTAAAGATCGCAACGTTGTTAGAACAACTTAGTTTTACACGTGGAAATCGCAATTGGGGGTTTCCATTTCGTAAAGGTCACTTTGAAATTGGGGTTGAAGACTTTATGATGATAGCTTCATCCATGTTGGAAGATGAGACACAGTCACTACTGGATATTAGCTTAAATCAGACATGTTAA
- a CDS encoding YdeI family protein, whose amino-acid sequence MTDTSGNRKVDGYLKKLKTWKEESTKLREIIRDFELTEDMKWMHPCYMLDGKNIVLIHGFKEYVAILFFKGALLKDTHGILVQQTENVQAERQLRFTSLEQIVEQEDMIKAYIQQAIEVEQAGLQVEMKKTAEYNVPEELQQQFDENPAFQDAFEALTPGRQRAYLYYFSQPKQSKTKVSRIEKYMQPILEGKGLND is encoded by the coding sequence ATGACGGATACAAGTGGGAATCGCAAAGTTGACGGCTATCTAAAGAAACTTAAAACGTGGAAGGAAGAGTCCACAAAGCTGAGAGAGATTATTCGGGATTTTGAACTGACAGAGGATATGAAATGGATGCACCCTTGTTACATGCTGGATGGGAAAAACATCGTACTAATTCATGGATTCAAAGAATACGTGGCCATTCTGTTCTTCAAAGGTGCTCTACTGAAGGATACACACGGCATTTTGGTCCAGCAAACGGAGAATGTACAGGCAGAACGCCAGCTTCGTTTCACCAGTCTGGAGCAGATTGTGGAGCAGGAGGATATGATCAAAGCCTATATCCAGCAAGCGATTGAAGTGGAACAGGCTGGATTGCAAGTGGAAATGAAAAAAACTGCCGAATATAACGTTCCCGAGGAACTTCAGCAGCAATTCGATGAGAATCCTGCTTTCCAAGATGCATTTGAAGCACTGACACCCGGACGTCAGCGGGCATATCTCTATTATTTCTCACAACCGAAGCAATCCAAAACAAAAGTGTCACGAATCGAGAAGTACATGCAGCCGATCCTGGAGGGCAAAGGATTGAATGATTAA
- a CDS encoding alpha/beta fold hydrolase — MNKMKKTGLWLGVTTLTLSLAVLYFPTWTPKIKGTNSIHVLEQVKINGTGHEIMIRGQDLDNPVILYLHGGPGASELPYAKKYQDLLESQFTIVNYDQRASGKSYHFFEDYSNLSADVLVEDALAVTDYITQRLGKKKVILIGHSYGTYIGTLAAHRAPDKYEAYIGIGQMADTQLSEMDGWNYVMEQAKLADNHEDVDQLEQIYEPIKQGQAFTPRDLVKRYGGTSRLMDSPDTSFLGMTFSPEYNMLDAIRFNKGIIYSQEILISEALSRPLPSLITKLDLPFYFVMGDYDLMTSSHAAKVFFDQIEGNQKEFIAYKNSAHYPHYEEKQRFFDWMVDTFIKQTP; from the coding sequence ATGAACAAAATGAAGAAAACAGGTTTGTGGCTAGGCGTCACAACCCTAACGCTATCACTCGCAGTTCTTTATTTTCCAACATGGACGCCAAAAATAAAAGGCACAAACAGTATTCATGTATTGGAACAAGTTAAAATCAACGGTACGGGACATGAAATCATGATCAGAGGACAGGATCTGGACAACCCAGTTATCCTTTATTTACACGGTGGACCGGGTGCATCTGAACTTCCGTACGCGAAAAAGTACCAAGATTTATTAGAATCTCAGTTTACGATTGTGAACTATGATCAGAGAGCAAGCGGCAAATCCTATCATTTTTTCGAGGACTATTCCAATCTCTCAGCTGATGTGCTGGTTGAGGATGCACTGGCCGTCACCGATTATATTACTCAACGTCTGGGGAAGAAAAAGGTAATATTAATTGGTCATTCATATGGAACATACATAGGAACTCTTGCTGCGCATCGGGCACCCGATAAATATGAAGCCTACATTGGGATCGGGCAGATGGCAGATACACAACTGAGCGAGATGGACGGATGGAATTACGTTATGGAGCAAGCCAAGTTGGCTGATAATCATGAAGACGTAGACCAGTTGGAGCAGATCTATGAACCGATCAAACAAGGACAGGCATTCACGCCGCGAGATCTCGTTAAACGTTATGGGGGCACATCAAGGTTGATGGACAGCCCTGACACCAGCTTTCTGGGAATGACGTTCAGCCCTGAATATAATATGCTGGATGCCATTCGTTTTAATAAAGGGATCATTTATTCGCAAGAAATACTGATAAGTGAAGCCCTGAGCCGTCCTTTGCCATCCTTGATTACGAAGCTGGACCTACCCTTTTATTTTGTCATGGGAGATTACGACTTAATGACTTCATCCCATGCCGCCAAGGTGTTTTTTGACCAGATTGAAGGAAATCAAAAGGAATTCATTGCCTATAAAAACTCGGCTCACTACCCACATTATGAAGAGAAGCAAAGATTCTTTGATTGGATGGTAGATACCTTTATCAAGCAAACACCTTAA
- a CDS encoding DUF554 domain-containing protein, whose protein sequence is MLGILINCFSIICGSTLGAISKRFMNDGYKSILNQVIGISALIIGMSTTMSSISTSQYQIMFIIFLTLGGVIGQLINFENILSNIMTKFSSNGLNEGLTVAISLLCVGSIPILGPLQSALQGDNTFLQINTIFSGITSLILASTFGIGIIFSAFILLVIEVLVFFSADFLSVFMTTNIMNEITLIGGILALCAGLNILKITKIKVLNLLPALFIPIFLL, encoded by the coding sequence ATGCTTGGTATATTGATCAATTGTTTTTCAATTATATGCGGAAGTACCCTTGGGGCCATCTCCAAAAGGTTCATGAATGACGGTTATAAGTCCATACTCAATCAAGTGATTGGGATCAGCGCGCTCATCATAGGCATGAGTACAACCATGAGCAGCATATCGACCAGCCAATATCAAATTATGTTTATCATCTTCCTTACATTAGGTGGGGTCATTGGGCAACTCATAAATTTCGAGAACATCTTGTCCAACATCATGACCAAATTCTCGTCCAATGGCCTAAATGAAGGATTAACGGTTGCCATCTCATTGTTGTGCGTGGGATCGATCCCGATTCTGGGGCCACTACAAAGTGCATTACAGGGGGATAATACCTTTTTGCAAATCAATACGATTTTCTCGGGCATTACGTCATTGATTCTGGCCTCCACCTTCGGGATCGGCATCATCTTCTCAGCGTTCATTTTATTGGTCATCGAAGTGCTGGTCTTCTTCTCAGCTGATTTCTTATCCGTCTTCATGACGACGAACATCATGAACGAAATTACCCTGATTGGTGGCATCCTGGCACTTTGTGCGGGGTTAAATATTTTGAAGATTACGAAGATCAAGGTATTGAATCTGCTGCCTGCCTTATTTATTCCGATCTTTCTGCTGTAG
- a CDS encoding amidohydrolase family protein gives MNTAYALKNVNLIHGDSSRNLQKNMTILVNEQGLIQDIGKENEQLIPSHYTTIDLSGKYVMPGLINAHVHLFADGKPFSLSVSGGLLQFAYDRILNTKFGRNVLKKRMKRNALTALHAGVTTMRSVGEFFYTDVQLRDEINNGEFVGPNLLVSGFFLSVTGGHGAPFLALVGDSPWEARKNVRINVKHGVDLIKICVTGGVTDAKMVGEAGRLQMTVDEVAAICDEAHKIGLRVAAHVESTEGVRVALMGGVDTIEHGSEMDDEIIRLYKNNPNALNGYTALIPTLQAAYPSASLDTSVTKVSATVKENSRLVYDSMLKGVKQAIENDITIGIGTDAAMPYVTHYDMWREMDHYMRQANLNNKQVIDMVTRANAKILGVDDVTGTVDIGKHADLIIMEQNPLEHIEALSDISMVMVKGNLIQTPSVTRIKEVDDVLNSVW, from the coding sequence ATGAACACCGCTTACGCATTGAAAAACGTCAATCTGATCCACGGCGACTCAAGCCGCAATCTGCAAAAAAACATGACCATTCTCGTCAATGAACAAGGACTTATCCAGGATATCGGCAAAGAAAATGAACAGCTTATCCCTAGTCACTACACAACAATTGACCTCTCAGGGAAATACGTGATGCCTGGACTGATCAACGCCCACGTGCACCTCTTTGCAGACGGTAAACCGTTCAGTCTCTCGGTCAGTGGAGGCTTGTTGCAGTTTGCCTATGATCGGATATTGAACACTAAGTTTGGTAGAAACGTATTGAAAAAACGCATGAAACGCAACGCGCTGACCGCACTCCATGCGGGTGTAACGACGATGCGCAGTGTGGGGGAATTTTTTTACACCGACGTCCAGCTGCGAGATGAGATTAATAACGGTGAATTTGTCGGCCCTAATCTGCTTGTCTCTGGGTTTTTCCTAAGTGTCACAGGCGGACACGGCGCTCCATTCCTGGCTCTGGTTGGTGACTCCCCGTGGGAAGCCAGAAAAAATGTGCGCATCAATGTGAAACACGGTGTGGATCTGATCAAAATCTGTGTGACGGGTGGCGTGACGGATGCGAAAATGGTGGGCGAAGCTGGCCGTTTACAGATGACGGTGGACGAAGTTGCAGCGATCTGCGATGAAGCGCATAAGATTGGCCTGCGGGTGGCAGCGCATGTGGAGAGCACGGAAGGCGTAAGGGTTGCGTTGATGGGTGGCGTCGATACGATTGAGCACGGTTCGGAGATGGACGACGAAATCATTCGTTTGTACAAAAATAATCCCAATGCCCTGAATGGCTACACCGCACTCATCCCCACCCTGCAAGCCGCTTATCCATCCGCTTCACTGGATACTAGCGTAACGAAGGTAAGTGCAACGGTAAAAGAGAACTCCAGACTGGTCTACGATTCCATGCTCAAAGGCGTAAAACAAGCGATCGAAAACGACATCACCATTGGTATCGGTACTGATGCCGCTATGCCTTATGTGACTCACTATGATATGTGGAGAGAGATGGACCATTACATGAGACAGGCCAACCTCAACAACAAACAGGTCATCGACATGGTAACCCGAGCCAATGCGAAAATCCTCGGTGTTGACGATGTTACAGGGACGGTGGATATCGGAAAACATGCTGATCTAATTATTATGGAGCAAAATCCGCTGGAACATATCGAGGCCTTGTCAGACATCTCTATGGTCATGGTCAAAGGAAATCTAATTCAAACACCATCTGTCACAAGAATCAAAGAAGTCGACGATGTTCTAAACTCAGTTTGGTGA
- a CDS encoding TetR/AcrR family transcriptional regulator, with product MVQAKKDEVRKEIEYAALKVFFEKGYVEAKMSDIANEINISVGNIYTYFKNKKELFYAVVPPDLVDYLKNVLVETIHFDNQTLFEETDSERKSALLQEQVDVLRKYRNQIVIIFEKNKGTIYTNAKNELVELMIETKKAYLKNQYKRYEIGTEENLILLNILAHNVIDMNLDLLKRDMSEDSRKQIFEALYVYRLYGMKSLNE from the coding sequence ATGGTGCAAGCCAAGAAAGATGAAGTCAGGAAAGAGATTGAATACGCGGCGCTCAAAGTCTTTTTTGAAAAGGGCTATGTGGAGGCCAAGATGAGCGATATTGCGAATGAGATTAATATTTCCGTGGGCAATATCTATACTTATTTTAAGAACAAGAAAGAACTATTCTACGCTGTCGTGCCGCCGGATCTGGTAGATTATTTGAAAAATGTGCTGGTGGAGACGATTCACTTTGATAATCAGACCTTGTTCGAGGAAACGGATAGCGAGCGAAAGTCGGCGCTGTTGCAGGAACAGGTAGACGTATTACGGAAATACCGGAATCAGATTGTCATCATCTTCGAAAAGAATAAAGGCACCATCTACACCAACGCCAAGAATGAACTTGTTGAGCTGATGATCGAAACCAAGAAAGCCTATCTCAAGAACCAATATAAACGGTATGAGATTGGCACCGAGGAGAATTTGATCTTGCTGAACATCCTCGCACATAACGTGATCGATATGAACCTGGATCTATTGAAGCGGGATATGAGTGAGGACAGCCGGAAGCAAATATTCGAAGCGTTGTATGTATACAGACTGTACGGTATGAAGAGTCTCAACGAATAA